Proteins from a single region of Ziziphus jujuba cultivar Dongzao chromosome 1, ASM3175591v1:
- the LOC107433839 gene encoding LOW QUALITY PROTEIN: probable L-type lectin-domain containing receptor kinase S.7 (The sequence of the model RefSeq protein was modified relative to this genomic sequence to represent the inferred CDS: inserted 1 base in 1 codon) — translation MKTFTAIMPPRKLLVFLVSTILFTFKDPALVYSQNVSFDFPSFNVRNLTLLGDSHLRKGVLGLTRELGVPSSSAGTVIYNNPIKFFDPESNSTASFSTRFSFTISNVNQASFGDGLAFFISPDNQTLGSPGGYLGLVNSSQLTKNKFLAIEFDTRQDLHFKDPDDNHVGLDIESLNSIRTADGTKGGIDLKSGNSITAWIDYKNDEEKLNVFLSYTSXQAPETPLLSVDIDLSGYLKEVMYVGFAASTEGSTELHLVENWSFNTSGILPVKPKSNPHNVSDSSVTVSLRIPVSDSTNKHPEKLALGLGIAGPAFFCIVLAIFGYVTVRKWRSIKTQKSFKSEVLAGPREFTYRELKLATKGFHSSRIIGHGAFGTVYKAFFLRSGTIAAVKRSKHCHEGKTEFLAELSIIACLRHKNLVQLQGWCVEKGELLLVYDFMPYGSLDKMLYQETNQGNNNNNLLNWSHRHNVAVGLASVLTYLHQECEQQVIHRDIKTGNILLDGNFNARLGDFGLAKLMDHDKSPVSTLTAGTMGYLAPEYLQYGKATEKTDVFSYGVVILEVACGRRPIEREAGTQKMVNLVDWVWGLHSEGRIIEAADKRLNGEFEEEEMRKLLLLGLSCANPDSTERPTMRRVLQILINEAEPISVPRTKPSLTFSCGLALTLDDIVSDEEECITLSPQTP, via the exons ATGAAAACCTTCACTGCAATAATGCCTCCAAGAAAGCTTCTTGTTTTCTTGGTCTCCACGATTCTCTTCACCTTCAAGGACCCAGCTTTAGTATACTCACAGAATGTGAGTTTCGATTTCCCTTCGTTTAACGTTCGGAACCTGACTCTCCTCGGTGATTCCCATCTCCGAAAGGGTGTGTTGGGCTTAACAAGAGAGCTCGGCGTTCCGTCTTCGAGTGCCGGAACAGTAATCTACAACAACCCGATTAAGTTCTTCGACCCCGAATCCAATTCCACAGCTTCTTTCTCCACCAGGTTCTCTTTCACCATCAGCAATGTCAATCAGGCATCTTTCGGCGACGGTTTGGCTTTCTTTATCTCTCCGGATAACCAGACTCTTGGGAGCCCAGGTGGGTATCTGGGTCTAGTTAACTCTTCCCAGTTAACCAAGAACAAGTTCTTGGCAATCGAATTTGATACCCGCCAAGATTTGCATTTCAAAGATCCGGATGATAACCATGTTGGGTTGGATATTGAGAGCCTTAATTCAATCAGAACCGCTGATGGGACAAAGGGAGGGATTGATCTAAAAAGTGGGAATTCAATCACTGCTTGGATTGATTACAAGAATGACGAAGAAAAGCTCAATGTCTTCCTCAGCTATACAA TTCAAGCCCCAGAAACCCCGCTTCTCAGCGTGGATATTGACCTCTCTGGCTATCTCAAAGAGGTTATGTATGTGGGTTTTGCGGCTTCCACAGAAGGAAGCACTGAGCTTCATTTGGTTGAGAATTGGAGTTTTAACACTTCTGGGATTTTGCCTGTGAAACCCAAATCCAATCCCCATAATGTGTCTGATAGCTCTGTCACTGTATCGCTGAGAATTCCTGTCTCTGATTCTACCAATAAGCACCCCGAGAAGCTTGCTTTAGGACTTGGGATAGCCGGACCGGCTTTCTTCTGCATTGTTCTCGCAATTTTTGGCTATGTAACTGTGAGAAAATGGAGGAGCATTAAAACCCAGAAAAGCTTCAAATCAGAGGTTTTGGCAGGACCAAGAGAATTCACTTACAGAGAGCTTAAGTTAGCCACAAAAGGGTTTCATTCTAGCAGGATCATAGGTCATGGAGCATTTGGAACCGTGTACAAAGCCTTCTTCCTTCGTTCCGGAACCATTGCTGCGGTGAAAAGGTCCAAGCATTGTCATGAAGGTAAAACCGAGTTCCTAGCCGAGTTGTCAATCATTGCTTGTTTGAGGCATAAGAACTTGGTTCAGCTCCAAGGTTGGTGTGTTGAGAAAGGTGAATTGCTGCTTGTTTATGACTTTATGCCCTATGGAAGCCTTGACAAAATGCTCTACCAAGAAACCAATCagggcaataataataataacttattgAATTGGTCACATAGACACAATGTTGCAGTGGGTTTGGCATCTGTGCTGACATATCTTCATCAAGAATGTGAACAACAAGTCATCCACAGAGACATAAAGACAGGTAATATTTTGCTGGATGGGAATTTTAATGCAAGGTTGGGTGATTTTGGATTGGCAAAGCTCATGGATCATGACAAGAGCCCTGTGTCGACTTTGACTGCTGGAACAATGGGATACTTGGCACCTGAGTATCTTCAATACGGGAAAGCAACCGAGAAGACCGACGTTTTCAGCTACGGTGTGGTTATCCTAGAAGTGGCCTGTGGTAGGAGGCCAATAGAGAGAGAAGCAGGCACACAGAAAATGGTGAATTTGGTTGATTGGGTTTGGGGTCTGCACTCTGAAGGTAGGATCATTGAAGCTGCTGATAAGAGATTGAATGGAGAGTTCGAGGAGGAAGAGATGAGGAAGCTATTGCTTTTGGGTTTGAGCTGTGCAAACCCAGATAGCACAGAGAGGCCCACAATGAGGAGAGTCTTACAGATTCTAATCAATGAGGCTGAACCTATATCAGTACCCAGGACCAAACCCAGTCTTACTTTCTCATGTGGCTTGGCTTTGACTTTGGATGATATTGTTTCAGATGAAGAAGAGTGCATCACTCTCAGCCCTCAGACACCCTAG
- the LOC107434203 gene encoding poly(A)-specific ribonuclease PARN, which translates to MNRHRPARALSRALSRALTPLSFSSSSASSSSSSSLSSFPLKHVTRSNFEAALAELRGHVRAADFVAIDLEMTGVTSAPWRDSFEFDRSDVRYLKVRDSAEKFAVVQFGVCPFRWDSSKNSFVAHPHNFYVFPRQELSVDGPSYEFLCQTASIDFLAKYQFDFNACIREGISYLSKRQEDEAFRHLNLAFEDESSVIWSRLKEVRNIPLVSMPDILFSERMKNRFIEWRDRLLLPQNGRFQFQDRTSDFKQFETIFFKMRPALSLNGFTSHQLKLVQLVVKEHFKDLSYVHFEGENSILQQLIVYTESKDDKDLLMKEVKNDHRRQAETKIQAAVGFRHVIDLLSSEKKLIVGHNCFLDIAQIYSKFIGPLPLAAEELASSVNKYFPHIIDTKILLNANHILQQRIKKSKTSLSSAFALLCPHLALSNINTGLPSHSYLSVEVEVDDLRSCNWNSGAKHEAGYDAFMTGCIFAQACSHLGIDFKIQLPSENLAYNERLQKQINLLYLSWTNGDVIDLSTGKKVTESLGSNILKKQYPKIVFENIVLLWGFPSGLKAREIRECITKVFGPTSVTSVYHLDETAVFVQFMKAEMVSDFLLLKEKLEKSDGPISVLHPLAKLLEGGSTHAASYETYKEICGSSISKHLFADQAEVFGIRWKTKLVESKAALDGEENGSLGKENSTMRTAAKAAHKTKHGVVDNLRDNSLCDQIIHSIYAAEDSQLRTTN; encoded by the exons ATGAACAGGCACCGCCCAGCCAGGGCACTCTCACGTGCGTTGTCACGTGCCCTGACCCCCCTCTCCTTCAGCTCCTCATCtgcttcgtcttcttcttcctcatcgTTATCGTCTTTCCCTCTGAAGCACGTCACCAGATCGAACTTCGAGGCGGCTCTAGCCGAGCTTCGCGGCCATGTCCGAGCCGCGGACTTCGTTGCCATCGACCTCGAAATGACCGGCGTCACCAGCGCGCCCTGGCGCGATTCCTTCGAGTTCGACCGCTCCGATGTGCGCTACCTCAAGGTCAGAGACTCCGCCGAGAAGTTCGCCGTCGTTCAGTTCGGTGTCTGTCCCTTTCGCTGGGACTCTTCCAAGAACTCCTTCGTCGCTCACCC GCATAATTTCTATGTTTTTCCACGTCAAGAGCTTTCAGTGGACGGCCCATCTTATGAATTTCTCTGCCAGACCGCATCGATTGACTTCCTAGCTAAATACCAGTTTGATTTTAATGCTTGCATACGAGAAG GAATATCTTATTTATCTAAAAGACAAGAAGATGAAGCATTTAGACATTTGAATTTGGCATTCGAGGATGAATCATCAGTGATATGGTCTCGCTTAAAAGAAGTTAGAAATATACCATTGGTCAGTATGCCTGACATTCTGTTCTCTGAACGAATGAAGAACAGGTTCATTGAATGGCGTGATAGGTTATTGCTGCCTCAAAATGGAAGGTTTCAATTTCAAGATCGCACAAGTGACTTCAAACAATTTGAAACCATTTTTTTCAAGATGCGTCCAGCTCTTAGTCTAAATGGATTCACTTCTCATCAACTGAAGTTGGTTCAATTG GTCGTAAAGGAGCACTTCAAAGATCTTTCTTATGTTCATTTCGAAGGTGAAAATTCCATTTTACAACAACTAATAGTATATACAGAGTCCAAGGATGACAAGGATTTACTTATG AAAGAGGTGAAGAATGATCATAGGAGACAAGCTGAGACTAAGATTCAAGCTGCAGTTGGTTTCCGCCATGTTATTGACCTCCTTTCCTCAGAAAAGAAATTGATTGTTGGTCACAATTGCTTCTTGG ATATTGCACAAATATACAGCAAATTTATTGGTCCTCTTCCTTTGGCTGCTGAAGAACTTGCCTCTTCGGTTAACAAGTACTTTCCTCACATCATTGACACCAAAATACTATTGAATGCTAATCATATACTCCAGCAACGGATAAAGAAGTCCAAAACGTCACTATCCTCAGCATTTGCCTTGTTATGCCCACATCTTGCTCTTAGCAACATAAACACGGGCCTTCCTTCGCATTCCTATCTAAGTGTGGAGGTTGAAGTGGATGACTTGAG GTCCTGCAACTGGAATTCCGGAGCCAAGCATGAAGCTGGATATGATGCTTTTATGACAGGATGCATCTTTGCTCAAGCTTGCAGTCATCTTGGCATTGATTTTAAAATCCAACTTCCATCAGAAAATTTGGCATACAATGAGAGACTCCAGAAGCAAATCAACCTTCTATATCTTAGTTGGACTAATGGAGATGTCATTGATCTAAGCACTGGTAAGAAGGTCACGGAATCTTTGGGTTCTAATATCCTTAAAAAGCAGTACCCAAAAATAGTGtttgaaaatattgttttacttTGGGGATTCCCATCTGGACTCAAGGCAAGGGAGATAAGAGAATGCATCACAAAAGTCTTTGGTCCAACCTCTGTTACTTCAGTCTACCATCTCGATGAAACTGCAGTTTTTGTTCAGTTTATGAAAGCAGAGATGGTCTCTGACTTTCTGCTGCTAAAGGAAAAGTTGGAGAAAAGTGATGGTCCAATTTCAGTTTTGCATCCTCTTGCAAAACTTCTGGAAGGTGGAAGCACCCATGCTGCTAGTTACGAAACTTACAAAGAAATCTGCGGTTCATCCATTTCAAAACACCTCTTTGCTGATCAGGCAGAGGTATTTGGTATTAGATGGAAGACCAAATTGGTAGAATCTAAGGCTGCATTGGATGGTGAAGAAAATGGAAGTTTGGGAAAAGAAAACTCAACAATGAGAACCGCTGCAAAGGCCGCTCACAAAACCAAGCATGGGGTAGTAGACAATTTGAGAGACAATTCATTGTGTGACCAGATCATACATTCTATATATGCTGCTGAAGACAGTCAGCTGAGAACTACTAACTAG
- the LOC107433780 gene encoding uncharacterized protein LOC107433780 isoform X2: MAQVLSFRVLISAETHRTSSSSSSNLKSLKMPKRVSKKSTSAPRKGSLNPLHKTQKLNLEVSPHRAVSAVRLMRIEFGGAFADLLNEKGKGSGDNEMGYVERTIGFRTRDLDARDLRLVTDIVGGTIRWRRYLDHLISSLCRAENTIKSMEPLLLQILRVGSYEIVKLDMPPYAVVDENVRLAKVALRPGAGNMVNAILRKLILLKENDTLPLPKLEGDDRAQARALATLYSHPVWMVRRWTKYLGKEEAIRLMEWNNSDPSFSLRANTAKGISRADLVTKLNSLEVPHEPSLHLNDFVRIKTGLQSVIQSGLLKEGLCSVQDESAGLIVSVVDPQPGESIIDCCAAPGGKTLNMASRLSGQGMISAVDINKGRLRILKETAISHQVDDVINIIHADLRTFAENNTVKCDKVLLDAPCSGLGVLSKRADLRWNRKLEDMEELKNLQDELFDAASILVKPGGALVYSTCSIDPEENEERVAAFLLRHPEFSIDPVDRYVPPDFVTERGFYFSNPVKHSLDGAFAARLVRVT, translated from the exons ATGGCACAAGTGCTTTCCTTCCGAGTTCTTATCTCTGCGGAGACTCATAGaacttcttcgtcttcttcttctaacTTAAAGTCACTGAAGATGCCCAAGAGGGTGTCCAAGAAATCCACTTCAGCTCCTAGAAAAG GTTCTCTCAATCCTTTGCACAAGACCCAGAAGCTGAATTTGGAGGTTTCTCCTCACAGAGCCG TGTCTGCCGTAAGATTGATGAGGATAGAGTTTGGTGGTGCTTTTGCTGACCTTCTCAATGAGAAAGGGAAGGGTTCTGGTGATAATGAGATGGGATATGTGGAAAGAACTATTGGGTTTCGTACACGGGATTTAGATGCTCGAGATCTTAGATTG GTTACAGATATAGTCGGGGGCACCATTCGGTGGAGGAGATATCTTGATCATTTGATCAGTTCACTATGCCGTGCTGAGAATACCATTAAAAGCATGGAACCACTTCTCTTACAG ATTCTCCGAGTTGGTTCCTATGAGATTGTTAAGCTAGATATGCCACCATATGCTGTTGTCGATGAG AATGTGAGACTGGCAAAAGTTGCCCTTAGACCTGGTGCTGGTAACATGGTCAATGCGATTTTGCGGAAGCTTATTTTGCTTAAG GAGAATGACACTCTTCCTCTACCAAAATTGGAAGGCGATGACCGTGCACAAGCTCGTGCTCTTGCTACATTGTATTCTCATCCTGTG TGGATGGTAAGGCGATGGACTAAGTATCTTGGAAAAGAAGAGGCAATTAGACTGATGGAATGGAACAATAGTGATCCAAGTTTCAGTTTGAG GGCAAACACTGCGAAAGGAATATCCAGAGCTGACCTTGTGACAAAACTTAATTCATTGGAG GTACCACATGAGCCTTCTCTGCATTTGAATGATTTTGTCCGTATCAAAACTGGATTACAG AGTGTCATACAATCTGGTTTACTGAAAGAAGGTCTATGCTCAGTCCAGGATGAGAGTGCAG GTCTGATAGTTTCTGTTGTGGATCCTCAACCAGGTGAGAGCATTATTGATTGTTGTGCCGCACCTGGAGGAAAAACTCTTAACATGGCATCCCGTTTGAGCGGCCAAG GTATGATATCTGCAGTTGACATAAATAAAGGACGATTGAGAATCCTAAAAGAGACAGCCATTTCACACCAAGTGGATGATGTCATAAACATCATTCATGCTGATCTTCGTACTTTTGCT GAAAATAATACTGTGAAATGTGATAAAGTTTTACTGGATGCTCCATGTTCTGGATTGGGTGTTCTCTCCAAG AGGGCGGACTTGCGTTGGAACAGGAAATTGGAGGATATGGAGGAACTTAAGAATTTACAGGATGAGCTCTTTGATGCAGCTTCAAT ATTGGTAAAGCCAGGTGGAGCTCTTGTTTACAGCACCTGCTCTATAGATCCAGAAGAGAATGAAGAGAGGGTTGCTGCATTTCTTCTCAGGCATCCA GAATTCTCCATAGATCCTGTCGACAGATATGTACCGCCTGACTTTGTAACAGAACGTGGTTTCTACTTTTCCAACCCAGTAAAGCATTCACTCGATGGGGCCTTTGCTGCTCGCTTAGTTCGAGTTACATGA
- the LOC107433780 gene encoding uncharacterized protein LOC107433780 isoform X1, whose amino-acid sequence MAQVLSFRVLISAETHRTSSSSSSNLKSLKMPKRVSKKSTSAPRKGCHFTGSLNPLHKTQKLNLEVSPHRAVSAVRLMRIEFGGAFADLLNEKGKGSGDNEMGYVERTIGFRTRDLDARDLRLVTDIVGGTIRWRRYLDHLISSLCRAENTIKSMEPLLLQILRVGSYEIVKLDMPPYAVVDENVRLAKVALRPGAGNMVNAILRKLILLKENDTLPLPKLEGDDRAQARALATLYSHPVWMVRRWTKYLGKEEAIRLMEWNNSDPSFSLRANTAKGISRADLVTKLNSLEVPHEPSLHLNDFVRIKTGLQSVIQSGLLKEGLCSVQDESAGLIVSVVDPQPGESIIDCCAAPGGKTLNMASRLSGQGMISAVDINKGRLRILKETAISHQVDDVINIIHADLRTFAENNTVKCDKVLLDAPCSGLGVLSKRADLRWNRKLEDMEELKNLQDELFDAASILVKPGGALVYSTCSIDPEENEERVAAFLLRHPEFSIDPVDRYVPPDFVTERGFYFSNPVKHSLDGAFAARLVRVT is encoded by the exons ATGGCACAAGTGCTTTCCTTCCGAGTTCTTATCTCTGCGGAGACTCATAGaacttcttcgtcttcttcttctaacTTAAAGTCACTGAAGATGCCCAAGAGGGTGTCCAAGAAATCCACTTCAGCTCCTAGAAAAG GATGCCACTTTACAGGTTCTCTCAATCCTTTGCACAAGACCCAGAAGCTGAATTTGGAGGTTTCTCCTCACAGAGCCG TGTCTGCCGTAAGATTGATGAGGATAGAGTTTGGTGGTGCTTTTGCTGACCTTCTCAATGAGAAAGGGAAGGGTTCTGGTGATAATGAGATGGGATATGTGGAAAGAACTATTGGGTTTCGTACACGGGATTTAGATGCTCGAGATCTTAGATTG GTTACAGATATAGTCGGGGGCACCATTCGGTGGAGGAGATATCTTGATCATTTGATCAGTTCACTATGCCGTGCTGAGAATACCATTAAAAGCATGGAACCACTTCTCTTACAG ATTCTCCGAGTTGGTTCCTATGAGATTGTTAAGCTAGATATGCCACCATATGCTGTTGTCGATGAG AATGTGAGACTGGCAAAAGTTGCCCTTAGACCTGGTGCTGGTAACATGGTCAATGCGATTTTGCGGAAGCTTATTTTGCTTAAG GAGAATGACACTCTTCCTCTACCAAAATTGGAAGGCGATGACCGTGCACAAGCTCGTGCTCTTGCTACATTGTATTCTCATCCTGTG TGGATGGTAAGGCGATGGACTAAGTATCTTGGAAAAGAAGAGGCAATTAGACTGATGGAATGGAACAATAGTGATCCAAGTTTCAGTTTGAG GGCAAACACTGCGAAAGGAATATCCAGAGCTGACCTTGTGACAAAACTTAATTCATTGGAG GTACCACATGAGCCTTCTCTGCATTTGAATGATTTTGTCCGTATCAAAACTGGATTACAG AGTGTCATACAATCTGGTTTACTGAAAGAAGGTCTATGCTCAGTCCAGGATGAGAGTGCAG GTCTGATAGTTTCTGTTGTGGATCCTCAACCAGGTGAGAGCATTATTGATTGTTGTGCCGCACCTGGAGGAAAAACTCTTAACATGGCATCCCGTTTGAGCGGCCAAG GTATGATATCTGCAGTTGACATAAATAAAGGACGATTGAGAATCCTAAAAGAGACAGCCATTTCACACCAAGTGGATGATGTCATAAACATCATTCATGCTGATCTTCGTACTTTTGCT GAAAATAATACTGTGAAATGTGATAAAGTTTTACTGGATGCTCCATGTTCTGGATTGGGTGTTCTCTCCAAG AGGGCGGACTTGCGTTGGAACAGGAAATTGGAGGATATGGAGGAACTTAAGAATTTACAGGATGAGCTCTTTGATGCAGCTTCAAT ATTGGTAAAGCCAGGTGGAGCTCTTGTTTACAGCACCTGCTCTATAGATCCAGAAGAGAATGAAGAGAGGGTTGCTGCATTTCTTCTCAGGCATCCA GAATTCTCCATAGATCCTGTCGACAGATATGTACCGCCTGACTTTGTAACAGAACGTGGTTTCTACTTTTCCAACCCAGTAAAGCATTCACTCGATGGGGCCTTTGCTGCTCGCTTAGTTCGAGTTACATGA